In Primulina eburnea isolate SZY01 chromosome 5, ASM2296580v1, whole genome shotgun sequence, a single window of DNA contains:
- the LOC140832317 gene encoding uncharacterized protein yields MKLATLYRFTCLHPSFRGKSRIVQYRSFQHDFVPRDPNTKPKRYKYPEFYDPYGPRPPPSDKIVQLAERIFSLPPEERMQIGPALRDKLTLPKLQPISVEGMDLSTQGGARSGSSKAEEKKPEKTTFDVKLEKFDAGSKLKVIKEIRSFTDLGLKEAKDLVEKAPVLLKQQITKDEANIIIEKIKAVGGVAVME; encoded by the coding sequence ATGAAACTAGCTACTCTTTATAGATTTACTTGTCTCCATCCCTCTTTTCGTGGAAAATCCAGGATAGTGCAGTATCGTTCTTTCCAACACGATTTTGTCCCAAGAGATCCCAATACCAAGCCGAAAAGGTACAAGTACCCTGAGTTCTATGATCCATACGGACCAAGACCCCCTCCTTCCGACAAGATTGTACAGCTTGCTGAAAGAATTTTTTCCCTACCTCCGGAAGAACGTATGCAAATTGGTCCTGCTCTCAGAGACAAGTTAACGCTTCCTAAGCTGCAACCTATATCTGTAGAGGGAATGGATTTGAGTACTCAAGGTGGGGCACGATCCGGGTCGTCCAAGGCTGAGGAGAAAAAACCTGAGAAAACAACATTTGATGTTAAGCTGGAGAAATTTGATGCAGGATCTAAACTCAAAGTTATCAAAGAGATCCGTTCCTTCACGGATCTGGGATTGAAGGAAGCCAAAGATTTGGTCGAGAAAGCCCCTGTTTTACTGAAACAACAGATCACAAAAGATGAGGCAAATATCATCATAGAGAAAATTAAAGCTGTTGGAGGAGTTGCAGTGATGGAATAA